GTCGCCCGCTCGCTTCTCTTAGGACCCATCAATCAGTGATGCCAGAGTGGGGTCTTACATATACGGCCGATAGCGTCAGAGTGGGGTGTTGGTGGACCGGTTCGCAGGGGACGATCTGCGTTAACAAAAGATGGCGCAACAATCTTCTTAATTAAACTACTCATATATAATCCTATACATTCCTTTTTCTGTGGATGTGCTATAAGCAAGTTAAAAATATTCCTTttctaactatatatatatatatatatatatatatatatatatatagtttcttATTAAATACCTCTTGTTTCCTTAATGTACGTTACAATTTATATGACTTAGTATATGTTGTTAATCCGCCACGTATTATACAAGGATTAAGAGACAGTCCTTCGGAGTTTAATAAAGATATATAGCAGCAGACACAGTTGTCATCGTTGAAATAAACATATAATCGTCTAGTCTAACTCATTATTAGTTTAATTTAATGCTTTATGGTTTGCCATTGAAAGAATTATATAATTATGAAATTTCCATGAGGGCTACCTAGTAACTCCTATAGGTAGCCAAAGAATGAAGTCGATGAGGGCCGGGCTTTTGATTTACTATAATGAAAATATTTTCCTACAAAAATGCAGCAACAAACTAATGCAAATAGTTATACCCGCACCCGCACCATGTGTGCATGGGTAATGGATGTTGCCCTGATTTGGGTGGCCGTGGACACTTACTCTGGCCGCTGCTGCCGGTGCTTCCTGATACGCCTTGGGTAGCCGTTGCCAGCAGGAAGacgaggccgccgccgctgccgtcgtcgCTGCAGACCACAAGAAGCAGCAGCAAAACTACACCAAGGACAACGGGCAACCTCGTCCAAGCATGGTAGTTGCTGCTGGTCGACATGCTGTATGCCTCCAAGAGCTATATTTCGATCGAGAAAAATACTAGTAGTACTACAGATGAGCGCACGATTTGCTAGCTGCATGGCTCCGTGTTGGTTATATTATGGCTtcgcccatataatatttaataaatcaaataaaattctATGGTTCGTAATATTAAGCGtggtatggtttaataccgtacgagattttgactgaacgttgactctggttatttggttggaaattatccatctcaattgagaagctaagaaaaggacacaggagtgccacacgcgcgcgccgccgccggcctgaGGCCGTGAGCCGTGGGCGTGGCATGCAGGCTGCAAGCGAGCGGACGGGCAGGCGTGGCCAGTCCAATTCTCCTTTTTCGCTTCcgagaaaccacatctcagccgCCCTTTGGCTTTCCCCGTCCtatacctctgcgcgcacggagcaacggaagagcaggtgcctccagaaccctcgtccgcctgtgagccttgcacggggtgtgcggcgattaggtttttggggatcGATTCCGCCACTGCTCGTCCAAGATGTCTTCTTCCTAGTGTTCGCTCGTGGAACAGCAAGGTGTCTTCTTCCCAGTGACCGTTCATGGGACACACTGCGAacaccttcctgcatcgactgtggtccacaatttcgagcaacgcactatgtctggtgcgaatggagcctccgatgccctcggcatgggaccctccgctgagTACACTCTTAACTCTCTGATTACCGTATTTTGcgtacttactgtatcgatcGGTATGTCGTACTTGCATGTTGTAACATTTGTTAGTGATCtacacatacacatatatgttgtcacgaacctgctgatgttttatttctttattaaattgaccatgaaaatgcctaattatctaacaatccaaaaacctaatgttaggcaattttctgttagtggttttgctgctgcttggAAGCCGAATaactttgatggcaagaatttcatgatatggcgtgctaagatggtgttgtggttgactgctatgaactgctatcatgccgcacaggggaagcctgaacaatttactcctgaggagcagaagttcttggctgccgataacgtGTTTCGAGgtgccgtgattagtgcacttcatagtacgtatgagaaaaactacatatcttgcacatcaagcGAAaaattatgggatgctcttgaggcaaagtttggagtttctgatgctggaagtgagctgtaccttatggagcagctgtatgactacaaaatggttgaaaatcgTTCTGTAGTGGAAcatgctcatgagatacaggcgctagcaatggaactagaacattttccatgtttgttgcccgacaaATTTGTGgtcggcggtataatcgctaagctgccaccttcttggaggtattttgctacttctctaaaacacaagagacaagagtttagcgtggctgagcttattggatctcttgatgttgaggagagggcgagtgCAAAAGACAATAGtgaaaaaggagttgagtcttccactgccaatatggtgcagaagaaaaacccatttgcatcccgtaataaaaagaagaagaacgtgcaagagaacaacaatacaaagTCTAAGCAAACTGcttagtttaagaagaaaaacaacaagaaaggtggaggttgctttgtttgcgggagtgacgagcattgggcaagtgcgtgtcTAGACCGTAAATATAAGTAAGAAAAGAAATAAGCAAACGTGGTGATTAGcaagactggaggaggaacatctgggtatgttaattctttaccttttgttcttttagtttgtctttcacctgagtggtggatggatagcggtgctaatattcatatgtgtgctgatgtttctttgtttacttcctatcaggccGGCTGGACTGGAGCCTCACATGCgcatgttcttggtgttggtatgGTCGTTCTGAAGTTTTCTTCGGggaagacggtgctattaaagaacgtgcagcatgtctcctccatcaagaagaatcttgttagtgattctcaaatgtgtcgcgatggctttaaaattgtgcttgagtccaataagtgtgtaGTGTCGAGACATGggacatttgttggaaaaggatatgattgcggaggcttgttccgcttatctttccttgatgatgtgtgtaataaagtattgaacaatgttaatgtttcggatgagtcgaatatatggcattgacgactttgtcacattaattttggctgtctcacgtggcttgcaaatctgaatttaatccgaaatttaacttagtcaaagattctaagtgccaggtgtgtgtgcaaccgaagcaaccgcgcaagcctcacaaggctgctgaggcgaggaacctagcaccattagaactcgtccattctgatttatgcgaaatgaataaCGAATTCACTAAAGGCGGTAAAcaatacttcatgacatttatagatgattgtactatattttgctacgtgtatttattgaaaactaaagatgaagcgttgcattattttaaagtctataaagctgaggtagaaaatcaacttgagaagaaaatcaaacatttgcggtccgatcgcgggggagaatatttctcaaatgaattttctaagttttgtgcggtgcatggaattattcatgagaggatgcCACCATACTCaacacagtccaatgggattgcagagagaaagaaccacactctaactgatttggttaatgccatgttagagactgcgggactatctaaggaatgctGGGGCGAGGCTATATTaacagcgtgtcatgtcctgaatagggtgcccacaaagaacaaagaaattacaccattcgaggaataggagaagaagagattaaatctctcttacctgcgaacttggggttgtttggcaaaggtgaatgtgccaataaataaaaaacaaaagcttggaccaaagactgttgattatgtttttcttggttatgctgttcacagcgtgggttatagagttttaattataaattctagtgttcccgagatggttgttgatacaatcatggaatctagagacccTACATTTTTTAGAATGAATTttccatgaaaaatgcacctagcacgactagtcatgaatttataattccccatgagcatgaaaattttactccgatagaacaaattgagaaaCCCTATAtacaaaatcctgaggaggatgacactacagtcactagaaaaagtaagagacagaggactccaaagtcttttggtgatgactatattgtgtaccttgtggatgacacaccaacgaccattgaagaggcatattcctctcctggtgctgacttatggaaggaagcagtacggagtgagatggattctattatgtctaatggaacttgggaaatagttgatcaTCCTTAttggtgcaagcctatagggtgcaaatgggtgttcaagaaaaagcttaggcctgatggtactatcgagaggtacaaggcaagacttgtggccaaggattatactcaaaaggaaggtgatgaTTTCTTTTATACTTATTCACTGGTTACCTGATTGactacaattcgagttttgctttccctgcagcctcttatggtcttatcgttcatcaaattgatgttaagacagctttcctaaacagagagttagaggaggagatctatatggatcagccggatgagtttatagcaaatggtcaagaaggcaaggtgtgtaaattattaaagtcattatatggcctaaaacaagctcctaagcagtggcatgagaagttcgatagaactctaacatctgctggctttgttgtgaatgaagctaagaaatgtgtgtactatcggtatggtgggggtgaaggagttattttgtgcttatatgttgatgacatactgatctttggatccactctcaaagtgattgaggaggtgaaggaatttttgtctattaattttgaaatgaaagatttgggagaggctgatgttattcttaatatcaagcttctgagagaaggtgatggtggggtaactctgttacaatcccactatgtggaaaaggtgctgagtcgctttgggtttagtgactgtgaacctcctcctacaccttatgaccctagtgtgctattgaggaaaaattgaagaatagcaagggatcaattgagatattcccagatcattggttcactcatgtatcttgctagtgcgacaaggcctgacatctcatttgctgtgtgcaagctgagccggtttgtgtcaaacccggtaGATGATcattggcgtgctcttgagagagtgacgcgctatctaaaaggcattgtgagctatggtattcgttataccgGACACCCGAAGGTGctagaaggctattgtgatgccaactggatctctgatgctgatgagctttatgccacaagtggatatgtgtttttgcttggaggtggtgctgtttcttggaagtcttgcaagcagactatcttaatgaAGTCTATAGTGGAAGacgaactcacagcattagacaccgctggctctgaggccgagtggcttcgtgatctccttatggatttaccggttgttgaaaaccCATACCAATTATTTCTATGAAGtacgataaccagactgtgattacgaaggttaacagttctaaggataacatgacgtccacaaggcatgttaagagacgactaaaatctgtcagaaaattgagaaactctgaAGTAATAGTGTTGGACTATattcacacgtctaacaatctggcagatcaattcactaagggtctgtcacatAATAtaatagaaagtgcatcgagagaaatgggtttgagacccacataaaatttactatagtggtaacctgttctatgtgatcggagatcccatgaagtaggatggtgaaacaagctagtagtaaattatgaggaaagatccttagtaataCTCATTTATGATGCATATCTTTACTTTCTGTAAAGCAtgttggtttttaccttaatgtgttacaagtggcttgctaaagcaaagatgttgtcctacagaacatcttttgaggaatacaactatatgagtcagactgttggtcacagtctatgagatttgggtgatctctaaatactcatgaaaggcactggagtatgacttatatgcttcaaatagaggggatgccttttaCAGCCTAGTATtagttaaggactttagtgacattcacctcacacaaaactgccAATTCAAgccttagtccattgttcagttgtgactgagtgaaactattgctctagatggatgttcaacttaacagtctccatcgaaacactgatatataaaagaaatgtggttctcagactactttgttacaaaccctagagtttggtggggattattggatatattatgggtttggcccatataatatttaataaatcaaataaaactctatggtcccTAACATTAAgcattgtatggtttaataccgtacgagattttgactgaacgttgactcagcttatttgattggaaattatccatcttaattgagaaacTGAGAAAAGGACACAGGAGTGTCACACGCGCGCGGGCCGCCGCCGCCagtcgggccgggccgggccatgGGCGTGGGcatgggccgggccgggccgaggcCGTGGGCATGGGCCAGGCCGGGCTGAGGCcgttgccacttaatccacataattacggGAGTTTCTCTCTCTTTATGGTGGAGGCAAGTTGATTGCGCCAGTTACCATCTCTTCGTGTCTCCGTCTCCTGAGTTCCTCCGCTGGCTTTCTCCCTACCCTCCACTGGGCATAAATTagaagtcctccgtcagtccaatTCTACTTTTTTCGCTTTCGAGAAACCACGTCTCAGCCGCCCTTTAGCTTTCGCCATCccatacctctgcgcgcacggagcaaCGGGAGAGCAGGTggctccggaaccctcgtcctcCTGCGagccttgcacggggtgtgcgacgattaggtttttggggagcgattccgCGACTGCTCGCCCaagacgtcttcttcctggtgatcgctcgcggaacagcaaggtgtcttcttcacggtgaccgttcgtgggactgcactgcggaCACCTTCCTGCAttgactgtggtccacgacttcgagcaacgcactatgtctagtgcgaatggagcctctgatgccctcggcatgggactcTCCGCTGGGTACACTCTTAACTCTATGATTACCATATTTTGCGTACGTACTGTATCAATCGGTATGTCATACTTGCATGCTGTAACATTTGTTAGTGATatgcacatgcacatatatgttgtcacgaacctgctgatgttttgtttctggattaaattgaccatgaaaatacCTAATTATCTAACACTCCGCGCCCTTAAATTTGCGATGCCTCCACTCATGCAGACGAGAGTGGATGACTTTGACCGCACTTTTTTGTGCGCCCGATAATATGCTTATGGATGGAAATGGGTCGGGTCGATCCGACCCATAAAA
The sequence above is drawn from the Miscanthus floridulus cultivar M001 chromosome 15, ASM1932011v1, whole genome shotgun sequence genome and encodes:
- the LOC136507123 gene encoding uncharacterized protein encodes the protein MKMPNYLTIQKPNVRQFSVSGFAAAWKPNNFDGKNFMIWRAKMVLWLTAMNCYHAAQGKPEQFTPEEQKFLAADNVFRGAVISALHSTYEKNYISCTSSEKLWDALEAKFGVSDAGSELYLMEQLYDYKMVENRSVVEHAHEIQALAMELEHFPCLLPDKFVVGGIIAKLPPSWRYFATSLKHKRQEFSVAELIGSLDVEERASAKDNSEKGVESSTANMVQKKNPFASRNKKKKNVQENNNTKSKQTA